One Beggiatoa leptomitoformis DNA segment encodes these proteins:
- a CDS encoding C1 family peptidase, producing MSHIKITRADGTERQLSGYHYAKPDAQAKPFASQLGKKKLPAKVDLRPYMTEVEDQENTSSCVANAVAGAYEYLAKRHLGEDSYNVSRLFIYYNARSYRSWEEKDSGSFISDAIEGLREYGACSEETWVFDVKAVTSEPDEESYNEAAQFLVESVELVPVDLTAWKSALAEGHPIIFGISLFKSFDSQRKKGLVPMPSPQETARASHGGHAMLCVGYSDNDQMFIVRNSWGADWGDNGYCYIPYRYLVNPEFNSGDCWIIKQLDNFEIDEESWSDDDESVLGDWETEFAEMSDEDYQEMLEAMGDYPLELRLAMIIMSAAGADDDVSDEEIDEITTYMDTLLELLGVKMKTARLLRNALKQLDDEELLEESIDLLGEYLSGELLARIIQDIETLIGVDDMSEEEEEFLNELISRWQIEDNEEESEDDDEDYEEDEDEEEEEEEEEEPTPKKRR from the coding sequence ATGTCTCACATCAAAATTACCCGCGCTGACGGGACAGAACGTCAACTTTCAGGGTATCACTACGCCAAACCCGATGCGCAAGCCAAACCGTTTGCATCACAACTAGGCAAGAAAAAGTTACCCGCCAAAGTCGATTTACGTCCTTATATGACGGAAGTAGAAGACCAAGAAAATACCAGTAGTTGCGTTGCAAATGCGGTTGCAGGTGCGTATGAATACTTAGCAAAACGTCATTTAGGCGAAGATTCTTATAATGTAAGCCGTTTATTTATCTATTATAACGCCCGTTCTTATCGCAGTTGGGAAGAGAAAGACAGTGGTTCTTTTATTTCCGATGCAATTGAGGGTTTACGTGAATATGGTGCGTGTTCAGAAGAAACATGGGTGTTTGACGTAAAGGCTGTTACCAGTGAACCTGATGAGGAATCTTATAATGAAGCCGCTCAATTTTTGGTTGAAAGCGTTGAATTAGTGCCTGTGGATTTAACGGCTTGGAAATCAGCGTTAGCAGAAGGACATCCGATTATTTTTGGCATTTCCTTATTTAAATCTTTTGATTCTCAAAGAAAAAAAGGCTTAGTTCCCATGCCTTCCCCACAAGAAACTGCTCGCGCGTCACATGGTGGACATGCGATGTTATGCGTGGGTTATTCAGACAATGACCAAATGTTTATCGTGCGCAACTCATGGGGAGCAGACTGGGGCGACAATGGATATTGTTATATTCCTTATCGTTATCTGGTAAATCCTGAGTTTAATAGTGGTGATTGCTGGATTATTAAACAACTGGATAACTTTGAAATTGATGAAGAATCATGGTCTGATGATGATGAATCTGTATTAGGCGATTGGGAAACCGAATTTGCTGAAATGAGCGACGAGGATTATCAAGAGATGCTGGAGGCGATGGGAGATTATCCCTTAGAGTTGCGTCTTGCAATGATAATTATGTCTGCGGCAGGGGCAGATGATGATGTTAGTGATGAAGAAATAGACGAAATCACGACTTACATGGATACGCTGCTTGAATTGTTGGGCGTGAAAATGAAAACGGCCCGCTTATTACGCAACGCACTTAAGCAGTTAGATGATGAAGAATTGCTTGAAGAATCCATTGATTTATTGGGCGAATATTTATCTGGTGAGTTGTTAGCACGGATTATTCAGGACATTGAAACCTTGATTGGTGTTGATGATATGTCAGAAGAAGAGGAGGAATTCCTCAATGAATTAATCAGTCGTTGGCAAATTGAAGATAATGAGGAAGAATCAGAAGACGACGACGAGGACTATGAGGAGGACGAAGACGAAGAAGAAGAAGAGGAGGAGGAGGAAGAACCAACACCAAAGAAAAGACGGTAA
- a CDS encoding HlyD family type I secretion periplasmic adaptor subunit gives MREYPPLLTPSPSVWSHLITWLTLLFLLTAGIWANYATLDEVTRGIGKVIPSSQVQIVQNLEGGIISELSVKAGDIVEKGQILLRIDDTRFSSSFRENKVNIVELQAKVARLTAESEGKLFTLPTKLTNEQLSFFKNEVALANSRQQALQANLDILTQQKRQKNQEINELKSKLTQLQRSYDLVKKELDITEPLVKKGVMSEVELLRLQREASDLKGNLEGIRLSIPRAETAVDESERKSKEIAATFRASALTELNDNKAELARNAESGLALEDRVTRTLVRSPVKGTIKRVKVTTVGGVVQPGMDLVEIVPLEDTLLIEAQIRPSDIAFLHPGQVAMIKFTAYDFSIFGGLQAHLEHISADTILNERNEAFFLIQLRTEQNFLSNGDKSLPIIPGMTVNVDILTGKKTLLNYLLKPLKKVHDEALRER, from the coding sequence ATGCGTGAGTATCCCCCTCTTCTGACTCCTTCGCCAAGTGTTTGGAGTCATCTTATCACTTGGTTAACACTCCTTTTTTTATTAACGGCAGGCATTTGGGCAAATTATGCAACGTTAGATGAGGTAACACGTGGTATCGGTAAAGTTATTCCATCCAGTCAAGTGCAAATTGTCCAAAACTTAGAAGGGGGAATTATTTCTGAATTATCCGTGAAAGCGGGTGATATTGTTGAAAAAGGACAGATTTTACTGCGGATAGATGATACCCGTTTTTCCTCTTCCTTTCGGGAAAATAAGGTGAACATTGTAGAACTACAAGCCAAAGTTGCCCGCTTAACCGCAGAATCTGAAGGAAAATTATTTACACTCCCCACCAAATTAACCAATGAACAACTCAGTTTTTTTAAAAATGAAGTCGCTTTAGCCAACTCGCGCCAACAAGCCTTACAAGCAAATTTAGATATTTTAACCCAACAAAAACGACAAAAAAACCAAGAAATTAATGAATTAAAATCAAAATTAACCCAGTTACAACGTAGTTATGACTTGGTAAAAAAAGAATTGGATATTACCGAACCATTGGTAAAAAAAGGCGTAATGTCAGAAGTTGAACTTTTACGCTTACAACGAGAAGCCAGTGATTTAAAAGGTAATTTAGAAGGTATTCGCTTAAGTATTCCGCGTGCAGAAACGGCTGTTGATGAATCGGAACGGAAAAGCAAAGAAATTGCCGCCACTTTTCGAGCGAGTGCATTAACTGAACTTAATGATAATAAAGCTGAATTAGCCAGAAACGCAGAATCAGGGCTTGCACTAGAAGACCGCGTAACCCGCACGCTGGTGCGTTCTCCTGTAAAAGGTACGATTAAGCGCGTTAAAGTAACAACGGTTGGTGGTGTAGTACAACCGGGAATGGATTTGGTGGAAATTGTACCGTTAGAAGATACGTTATTAATTGAAGCACAAATACGTCCTTCTGATATTGCTTTTTTACATCCCGGACAAGTCGCCATGATAAAATTTACCGCTTATGATTTTTCTATTTTTGGCGGTTTACAAGCCCATTTAGAACATATCAGTGCGGATACCATCTTAAATGAACGCAACGAAGCTTTCTTTTTAATACAACTGCGTACAGAGCAAAATTTTTTAAGTAATGGGGATAAATCATTACCAATTATTCCCGGCATGACGGTTAATGTAGATATACTCACGGGCAAAAAAACCCTGCTTAATTATTTATTAAAACCGCTCAAAAAAGTTCACGATGAGGCTTTACGTGAACGTTAG
- the urtC gene encoding urea ABC transporter permease subunit UrtC has translation MSQMILKRFYTLHSPLAWLALVLVALVGIVGIPLLNTQLDPSSTGYVPDYLIPLLGKFLCYAMVALAIDLIWGYAGILSLGHGVFFALGGYAMGMYLMRSMAGLGVYRSELPDFMVFLNWQSLPWYWYGFDSFAFTLLMILLIPALLAFIFGWFAFRSRIKGVYFSIITQAMTFAFMLLFFRNETGFGGNNGLTDFKFILGYSIQEHSTRLALYIITATALLLVYLLCRFLVTSKLGRVLTAIRDAESRVMFCGYNPLYYKLFIWVVSAMICGIAGALYVPQVGIINPGELAPANSIEMVIWVAVGGRSTLIGGMIGAGVVNGAKSWFTVAYPDLWLYVLGGLFIIVTLFLPRGLIGLFKGKENK, from the coding sequence ATAAGCCAAATGATATTAAAGCGTTTTTATACCCTACACAGCCCACTTGCGTGGCTTGCTCTAGTGCTGGTTGCCCTTGTTGGTATTGTTGGCATTCCACTACTAAATACCCAATTAGACCCCAGCAGTACAGGATACGTTCCTGACTACCTTATTCCCTTACTTGGCAAATTTCTCTGCTATGCAATGGTTGCTCTAGCGATTGATTTAATTTGGGGTTATGCGGGTATTCTCAGCTTAGGACATGGCGTATTTTTCGCGCTAGGTGGCTATGCAATGGGCATGTACCTCATGCGCAGTATGGCGGGGCTGGGTGTTTATCGTAGTGAACTCCCTGATTTTATGGTATTTCTTAACTGGCAATCGCTTCCTTGGTACTGGTACGGATTTGACAGCTTTGCCTTTACCCTGTTGATGATTTTATTAATTCCCGCGCTACTCGCGTTTATTTTTGGCTGGTTTGCGTTTCGCTCTCGTATTAAAGGCGTGTATTTTTCCATTATCACTCAAGCCATGACTTTTGCGTTTATGCTCCTGTTTTTCCGTAATGAAACAGGATTTGGTGGCAACAATGGTTTAACCGATTTTAAATTTATTCTGGGCTATTCGATTCAAGAACACAGCACCCGCCTCGCGCTATACATCATCACGGCTACCGCCCTGTTATTAGTTTACTTACTGTGTCGTTTTCTTGTTACCAGCAAATTAGGACGAGTACTAACAGCGATTCGTGACGCAGAAAGTCGTGTTATGTTTTGTGGATACAATCCATTGTATTATAAATTATTTATATGGGTTGTTTCCGCTATGATTTGTGGCATTGCGGGCGCGTTATACGTGCCACAAGTTGGCATTATTAACCCCGGCGAACTAGCCCCCGCAAACTCCATTGAAATGGTTATCTGGGTTGCCGTTGGCGGACGTAGCACCCTTATTGGTGGCATGATAGGGGCGGGTGTTGTGAACGGTGCAAAAAGCTGGTTTACGGTCGCTTATCCTGACTTATGGCTATATGTGTTAGGGGGTTTATTTATTATCGTAACGCTCTTTTTACCACGCGGTTTAATCGGTCTTTTTAAAGGAAAGGAAAACAAATGA
- the urtD gene encoding urea ABC transporter ATP-binding protein UrtD codes for MTLTASAPNTDNTPPWLARGRQFWRRDRVFKMVMPPIHSVNLDLSHDTVLYLENITVSFDGFKALNNLNFYVKRGELRCVVGANGAGKTTMMDVITGKTRPDSGSAFFGQWIDLTQYSEPEIAAAGIGRKFQKPTVFENHSVLENLELALRTHKGVWSSLFARLTPEQRDRIDEVLNLIGLTNHVQRRAGLLAHGQKQWLEIGMLLVQEPYLLLLDEPVAGMTQHEIERTAELLNSLAGRHAVVVVEHDMAFVRSIAKTVTVLHEGQVLAEGNMTDIQANPRVIEVYLGE; via the coding sequence ATGACACTCACCGCTTCCGCACCCAACACAGATAATACACCGCCGTGGTTAGCGCGTGGTCGGCAATTTTGGCGACGTGACCGCGTGTTTAAAATGGTCATGCCACCCATACATTCCGTTAACTTGGATTTATCCCACGATACTGTCTTATATTTAGAAAACATCACCGTTAGTTTTGATGGTTTTAAAGCGTTAAATAACCTAAATTTCTACGTAAAACGTGGCGAATTACGTTGCGTTGTCGGCGCAAATGGTGCGGGTAAAACCACGATGATGGATGTCATCACAGGCAAAACCCGCCCCGATAGCGGCTCAGCTTTTTTTGGACAATGGATTGATTTAACACAATATTCAGAACCAGAAATTGCAGCCGCAGGCATAGGGCGCAAATTTCAAAAACCCACTGTATTTGAAAACCACAGCGTGTTAGAAAATTTAGAGTTGGCTTTGCGCACACATAAGGGCGTGTGGTCTAGCCTATTTGCGCGCTTAACACCAGAACAGCGCGACCGCATTGATGAAGTTCTAAACCTCATTGGCTTAACCAACCACGTACAACGACGTGCAGGCTTACTCGCGCATGGACAAAAACAATGGTTAGAAATCGGCATGTTATTGGTACAAGAACCTTATTTACTCCTGCTAGATGAACCCGTTGCAGGAATGACGCAACACGAGATAGAACGCACTGCTGAACTACTCAACTCGCTTGCTGGTCGTCATGCGGTTGTGGTGGTTGAACACGATATGGCTTTTGTACGCTCGATTGCTAAAACCGTGACAGTGCTACACGAAGGGCAAGTATTAGCAGAAGGAAATATGACGGACATTCAAGCAAATCCGCGTGTGATTGAAGTGTATTTAGGCGAGTAA